From a single Lolium rigidum isolate FL_2022 chromosome 7, APGP_CSIRO_Lrig_0.1, whole genome shotgun sequence genomic region:
- the LOC124675408 gene encoding T-complex protein 1 subunit alpha-like, protein MAITAQTVDIMGERQSGQDVRTQNVMACQAVANIVKSSLGPVGLDKMLVDDIGDVTITNDGATILRMLEVEHPAAKVLVELAELQDKEVGDGTTSVVIIAAELLRRANDLVRNKIHPTSIISGYRLAMREACKYVEEKLSIKVDKLAKNSLINCAKTSMSSKLIHADSDFFANLVVEAVQAVKTTNSKGEVKYPIKSINILKAHGKSSKESYLLNGYALNSGRAAQGMPTKVTPARIACLDFNLQKTKMQMGVQVLVSDPRELEKIRQRESDITKERIEKVLKAGANVVFTTKGIDDMSLKYFVEAGAIAVRRVRKEDLRHVAKATGATMVTTFADMEGEETFDSSFLGHAAEVVEERISDDEIILVKGTKNTSAVSIILRGANDFMLDEIERSLHDALCIVKRTLESNMVVAGGGAVEASLSVYLENLATTLGSREQLAIAEFAESLLIIPKVLSVNAAKDATELVAKLRAYHHTAQTKADKQHYSSMGLDLSKGIIRNNLEYGVIEPAMSKVKIIQFATEAAITVVRIDDMIKLTKEESGNEE, encoded by the exons ATGGCGATCACCGCACAGACTGTCGACATCATGGGCGAGCGCCAGTCCGGGCAGGACGTGCGCACTCAGAACG TGATGGCGTGCCAGGCGGTGGCCAACATCGTCAAATCGTCGCTCGGGCCCGTCGGGCTCGATAAG ATGCTCGTGGATGATATCGGTGATGTTACAATCACAAATGATGGAGCAACCATTTTGAGGATGTTGGAAGTCGAGCATCCAGCGGCGAAG GTTCTGGTGGAGCTGGCCGAGCTTCAAGACAAGGAGGTTGGAGATGGAACAACATCTGTTGTCATCATAGCTGCAGAGTTGCTCAGG AGAGCCAATGATCTTGTGAGAAATAAAATCCATCCGACCTCTATTATTAGTGGCTACAGG CTTGCTATGCGCGAAGCTTGCAAGTATGTTGAAGAAAAACTTTCTATCAAG GTTGATAAACTTGCAAAAAATTCCCTCATAAACTGTGCAAAAACCAGCATGTCTTCTAAACTGATTCACGCTGACAGTGATTTCTTTGCAAACCTG GTTGTAGAAGCAGTTCAAGCTGTGAAGACTACAAATTCTAAGGGAGAAGTGAAGTATCCAATCAAG AGTATTAATATCTTGAAAGCTCATGGTAAAAGTTCTAAGGAAAGTTATCTGCTGAATGGGTATGCGCTGAACTCAGGCCGTGCAGCTCAAGGAATGCCTACTAAAGTGACCCCTGCTCGAATTGCTTGTCTTGATTTTAACCTTCAAAAGACAAaaatgcaaatgggtgttcaagtccTTGTATCTGATCCAAGGGAACTGGAGAAGATCCGTCAGAG AGAATCTGACATAACAAAAGAGCGAATTGAGAAAGTCCTCAAGGCTGGTGCTAACGTTGTATTTACCACCAAGGGAATTGATGATATGTCACTGAAG TACTTTGTTGAGGCTGGAGCAATTGCAGTAAGGCGTGTCCGTAAGGAGGATTTGCGCCATGTTGCCAAGGCAACTGGTGCAACAATG GTGACTACTTTTGCTGACATGGAGGGTGAAGAAACATTTGATTCATCATTCCTTGGACATGCTGCCGAGGTTGTGGAGGAAAGAATTTCTGATGATGAAATAATTCTGGTGAAAGGCACAAAAAACACAAGTGCG GTCTCCATTATACTTAGAGGAGCAAATGACTTCATGCTAGATGAAATTGAAAGATCCTTGCACGACGCTTTGTGCATTGTGAAGAGAACCCTGGAGTCCAACATG GTAGTTGCTGGTGGCGGGGCAGTGGAAGCTTCTTTGTCTGTTTACTTGGAGAATCTTGCTACAACTCTTGGGTCTAGGGAACAACTGGCGATTGCAGAATTCGCAGAATCTTTGTTAATCATACCAAAG GTTCTTTCTGTTAATGCCGCAAAAGATGCAACTGAGCTTGTAGCAAAGCTTAGGGCATATCACCATACCGCTCAAACAAAGGCTGATAAGCAGCACTATTCAAG CATGGGTCTTGACCTGTCAAAAGGTATCATTCGCAACAACCTTGAGTACGGTGTGATTGAGCCAGCGATGAGCAAAGTAAAGATTATTCAG TTCGCCACTGAAGCAGCCATTACTGTTGTGAGGATCGATGACATGATCAAGCTGACCAAGGAGGAGTCTGGGAACGAGGAGTAG
- the LOC124679313 gene encoding uncharacterized protein LOC124679313 gives MQVKAEVERCLAAGMSKEQMFRELREKGSHPAATYAVYKELRHQNKDFFKEYYVKMDVRKQAERLKLLVHQYRTVRDTVALPRAPGTETQQTAMAIPPDDMGLLDDWTVLSGLNGDPQSAATSAQLPTGQPLHQREQPVPNGGNQRVPVPSAACTTSDGAMAVSYPWACTDNVGTMGWQGEQAVPLQHWWPRSGGCVLPPKGWQPPSSGDRLPENGSHHAGAAPWHSQQAEPSWRPGTQPHSQLDSLQSYGNFLAHVTSWHGEQAHEPLHQWQAGRKP, from the exons ATGCAA GTCAAGGCAGAGGTGGAGAGATGCCTGGCGGCAGGCATGAGCAAGGAGCAGATGTTCCGAGAGCTTCGCGAGAAAGGATCACACCCGGCGGCCACGTATGCTG TTTACAAGGAGCTTCGTCACCAGAACAAAGATTTCTTCAAAGAGTACTACGTCAAGATGGATGTGAGGAAGCAGGCCGAGCGGCTCAAACTTCTTGTGCATCAGTACCGAACGGTTCGTGACACGGTTGCCCTCCCAAGAGCTCCAGGAACAGAGACCCAGCAAACCGCCATGGCCATCCCGCCAGATGACATGGGATTGCTGGACGACTGGACCGTGCTGTCTGGGCTGAACGGTGATCCTCAGTCTGCGGCCACCTCTGCGCAATTACCCACTGGACAACCGCTTCATCAGAGAGAGCAGCCGGTTCCCAACGGCGGGAACCAACGGGTACCGGTGCCATCGGCAGCTTGTACTACTTCTGATGGTGCCATGGCGGTATCCTATCCTTGGGCGTGCACCGATAACGTTGGAACGATGGGGTGGCAGGGCGAGCAAGCTGTTCCTCTGCAGCATTGGTGGCCTCGTTCAGGTGGATGCGTCCTTCCACCAAAGGGCTGGCAACCTCCATCTTCTGGTGATAGACTACCAGAGAACGGTAGCCACCACGCTGGCGCTGCTCCATGGCACAGCCAGCAAGCTGAGCCATCCTGGCGGCCTGGTACGCAGCCACACTCACAATTGGACAGCCTACAGTCGTACGGGAATTTTCTAGCTCATGTCACCTCATGGCACGGTGAGCAAGCTCATGAACCCCTGCATCAATGGCAGGCTGGTAGGAAACCATAG